A genome region from Bacteroidales bacterium includes the following:
- a CDS encoding HAMP domain-containing histidine kinase, translated as MLDWAKAQAGIMRYKPENILLYDIIKESIYIIRNSAEAKNIDLKVLCDKSTEVFADKSMIAAVIRNLVTNAIKFTERNGEVIVSSEKNNQDVIITVKDTGIGIKEEKFSKLFRADFDFSTFGTENEKGSGFGLSVCKDFIQKNGGTIKVKSKQGEGSSFIITIPLSKQN; from the coding sequence TTGTTAGATTGGGCAAAAGCACAAGCCGGAATTATGAGGTATAAACCCGAAAACATTTTATTATATGATATTATTAAAGAGAGTATTTATATAATAAGAAATTCGGCAGAAGCTAAAAATATAGATTTAAAAGTGCTGTGTGATAAATCAACGGAAGTATTTGCCGACAAATCTATGATAGCTGCTGTTATAAGAAATTTGGTTACTAATGCGATTAAATTTACTGAGCGAAACGGAGAAGTTATTGTAAGTTCAGAAAAAAATAATCAAGATGTAATAATAACAGTTAAAGATACCGGAATAGGGATTAAAGAAGAAAAATTTTCAAAGTTATTCAGAGCTGATTTTGATTTTTCAACTTTCGGAACAGAAAATGAAAAAGGCTCAGGTTTCGGCTTGTCTGTTTGTAAAGATTTTATACAAAAAAATGGCGGAACAATTAAGGTAAAGAGCAAACAGGGAGAAGGAAGTTCGTTTATTATAACAATACCGCTTTCAAAACAAAACTAA
- a CDS encoding DUF4846 domain-containing protein — translation MQQCADAVMRLRGEYLFGQKRYSDIHFNFLSDGKPRFFSTYAKGDFSHKKFRKYMDYIFSYANTASLKKELKKVESPRNIQIGDVFIQKGNPYGHAVSVMDVAKNDTGEIVFMLSQSYMPAQDIHILKNPNDENLSPWYKLKESGELNTPEWTFSFDDLKRF, via the coding sequence TTGCAACAATGTGCAGATGCCGTAATGCGATTAAGAGGAGAATATTTATTTGGGCAAAAAAGATATTCTGACATTCATTTTAATTTCTTGTCTGACGGAAAACCGAGATTTTTCAGCACTTATGCAAAAGGAGATTTTTCTCATAAAAAATTCAGAAAGTATATGGATTATATTTTTTCTTATGCTAATACTGCATCTTTGAAAAAGGAGCTTAAAAAAGTGGAGTCGCCGAGAAATATTCAAATCGGAGATGTTTTTATACAAAAAGGAAATCCTTACGGACATGCTGTTAGCGTTATGGATGTTGCAAAAAATGATACAGGAGAAATTGTTTTTATGTTATCGCAAAGTTATATGCCGGCACAGGATATTCATATACTAAAAAACCCGAATGATGAGAATTTATCTCCTTGGTATAAATTGAAAGAATCAGGAGAATTAAATACTCCGGAATGGACTTTCAGTTTTGATGATTTAAAGCGATTTTAA
- a CDS encoding IS1595 family transposase → MNIIQITEKFTTDIDAVEYFESFRWKNKRKCPYCGELHKGNRNKDKRFKCTYCKKSFSVTTNTYLHDTRIPLKKWLFMFSIISDAKKGLSALQLQRNLDISYPTALNSYHKIREMMILENNEVKLEGILEQDETFVGGKPRPMSNDECLEPKERKELDEKIKEYKKEGFNFETKSKRYVACDKDIKRGRGSQKKIPVVGLVQRDGNVVAEVMKKLSYKELKQLVEKHVKNKDESLVITDEFKGYSQFSKIIEHIKIEHSEMYSYRGINTNTIESFWAFIKRQIMGQHHHVSKKKLHLYVAETVFKFNNRKDDDMFETLVKLSMTTKKSN, encoded by the coding sequence ATGAACATTATCCAAATAACAGAAAAATTTACTACTGACATTGATGCAGTTGAATATTTTGAATCATTTCGTTGGAAAAATAAACGTAAATGTCCTTATTGTGGGGAACTGCATAAAGGAAACCGAAATAAAGACAAAAGGTTTAAATGTACATATTGTAAAAAATCTTTCTCTGTTACTACAAATACATATTTGCACGATACAAGAATACCATTAAAAAAGTGGCTTTTTATGTTTAGTATTATATCAGATGCAAAAAAAGGATTATCAGCATTACAACTTCAAAGAAATCTTGATATTAGCTATCCAACTGCCCTTAATAGTTATCATAAAATAAGGGAAATGATGATTTTAGAAAACAACGAAGTTAAATTAGAAGGAATTTTAGAACAAGATGAAACATTTGTCGGAGGCAAACCACGTCCGATGTCAAACGATGAATGTTTAGAACCAAAAGAGCGAAAAGAATTAGATGAAAAAATCAAAGAATATAAAAAAGAAGGTTTTAATTTTGAAACAAAATCAAAGCGTTATGTTGCATGTGATAAAGATATAAAACGTGGCAGAGGCTCTCAAAAGAAAATACCGGTTGTTGGTTTAGTACAGAGAGACGGAAATGTTGTTGCTGAAGTAATGAAAAAATTATCATACAAAGAATTAAAGCAATTAGTCGAAAAGCATGTTAAGAATAAAGATGAATCCCTTGTTATAACTGATGAATTTAAAGGGTATAGCCAGTTTAGCAAAATAATAGAACATATTAAAATTGAACATTCTGAAATGTATTCATACAGAGGCATTAACACAAATACTATAGAGAGTTTTTGGGCTTTTATAAAAAGGCAGATAATGGGGCAACATCATCACGTTTCAAAAAAGAAACTACATTTGTATGTTGCAGAAACAGTCTTTAAATTCAATAATCGTAAAGATGATGATATGTTTGAAACATTAGTAAAATTAAGCATGACAACTAAAAAAAGCAATTAA
- a CDS encoding DUF4846 domain-containing protein: protein MKNIILILLAAGTITISCNSQNSDNKKETKDTLIIEKVVFNTIEQQETAKYTNVESIPVPKGYTRIEVGSDSYGKYLRNLELKTEDNIVYLYTGELKYNGIIN from the coding sequence ATGAAAAACATTATTTTAATTCTGCTCGCAGCCGGCACAATAACAATTTCTTGTAATTCGCAAAATTCTGACAATAAAAAAGAGACAAAAGACACTTTGATTATTGAAAAAGTTGTTTTTAACACCATTGAACAGCAGGAAACAGCAAAATACACGAATGTTGAATCAATACCTGTTCCTAAAGGGTACACAAGAATTGAAGTTGGTTCCGATTCTTATGGGAAATATTTAAGAAATCTTGAATTAAAAACCGAAGATAACATAGTGTATTTATATACCGGAGAATTAAAATATAACGGAATTATAAATTAA
- the glpK gene encoding glycerol kinase GlpK: MNKKYILALDQGTSSSRAIIFNKEQNIVGVEQQEFKQFYPKAGWVEHNPHEIWESQYLTVKTLITRLKINPEEIAGIGITNQRETTVIWDKNTGEPVYNAIVWQDKRTSALCEDLKNKGLENYVKENTGLLLDSYFSGTKINWILENVEGAKSKAEQGNLLFGTVDTWLIWKLSGGKLHITDYSNASRTLIYNIKKLQWDKKMLEILNIPEVILPEVKNSSEIYGTTTKELFGCEIPIAGIAGDQQAALFGQQCFSEGEAKNTYGTGCFMLMNTGKKPVSSKSGLLTTIAWGLNGEVTYALEGSVFIAGAAIKWLRDGIKIINSAPDTENMIKKTNSSEGIYFVPAFAGLGAPYWDMNARGIITGLTQGVTENHFVRATLESLAYQTKDILDAMSSDSGIELKELNVDGGASVNNFLMQFQADILNETVIRPEVVETTAAGAASLAGLSTGFWTEKNLMVKRKIDKEFNPNMEDLKRNELYAGWKLAVRRCMLK; the protein is encoded by the coding sequence ATGAATAAAAAATACATCCTCGCATTAGACCAAGGAACAAGCAGTTCCAGAGCAATAATTTTTAACAAAGAACAAAACATTGTAGGTGTTGAGCAACAAGAATTTAAACAATTTTATCCGAAAGCGGGTTGGGTTGAGCATAATCCGCACGAAATTTGGGAAAGCCAATACCTTACAGTAAAAACACTAATAACCCGCTTAAAAATTAATCCCGAAGAAATTGCCGGAATAGGTATTACAAATCAAAGAGAAACAACCGTAATTTGGGATAAAAACACCGGAGAGCCTGTTTACAACGCAATTGTTTGGCAAGATAAAAGAACTTCCGCTTTATGCGAAGATTTAAAAAATAAAGGTCTTGAAAATTATGTAAAAGAAAACACCGGATTGTTGTTAGATTCATACTTTTCCGGAACAAAAATAAATTGGATTCTTGAAAATGTTGAAGGGGCAAAAAGCAAGGCGGAACAAGGCAATTTGCTGTTCGGAACTGTCGATACTTGGCTTATTTGGAAGCTTTCAGGAGGTAAACTTCATATTACAGATTATTCAAATGCATCGCGAACTTTAATCTACAACATTAAGAAATTGCAATGGGATAAAAAAATGCTTGAAATTTTAAATATTCCGGAGGTAATTCTTCCCGAAGTTAAAAACTCAAGCGAGATTTACGGAACAACAACAAAAGAACTGTTCGGTTGCGAAATTCCGATTGCCGGAATTGCCGGCGACCAACAAGCTGCACTTTTCGGGCAACAATGCTTTTCGGAAGGCGAAGCAAAAAACACATACGGAACAGGTTGTTTTATGTTGATGAATACAGGCAAAAAACCGGTTAGTTCAAAATCGGGCTTGCTTACAACAATTGCATGGGGATTAAACGGAGAAGTGACTTATGCACTTGAAGGCAGCGTTTTTATTGCCGGTGCGGCAATTAAATGGCTTCGTGACGGAATAAAAATTATAAACTCTGCTCCCGATACGGAAAACATGATTAAAAAAACAAATTCAAGCGAGGGTATTTATTTTGTTCCCGCTTTTGCCGGACTCGGAGCTCCGTATTGGGATATGAATGCAAGAGGAATAATTACGGGACTTACGCAAGGAGTAACAGAAAATCATTTTGTGAGAGCAACTTTGGAATCATTGGCATATCAAACAAAAGACATTCTTGATGCAATGTCATCCGATTCAGGAATAGAACTGAAAGAACTGAACGTTGACGGCGGAGCATCCGTAAATAACTTCTTAATGCAATTTCAGGCTGACATTTTGAATGAAACCGTAATAAGACCCGAAGTTGTTGAAACAACTGCTGCCGGTGCCGCATCTCTTGCAGGACTTTCAACCGGTTTTTGGACAGAAAAAAACTTAATGGTAAAACGAAAAATTGACAAAGAATTTAATCCGAATATGGAAGATTTAAAACGTAATGAACTTTATGCCGGTTGGAAACTTGCGGTTCGGAGGTGTATGTTGAAATAA
- a CDS encoding DMT family transporter produces the protein MKTSQKKAYIYAISAVLLWSTVAVSFKIALRYVNFLQLLFFASAVALFTYLIISLLSGKIKTLFTITKKELLYSSFIGFLNPFLYYVILFKAYSLLPAQIAQPLNYLWPAMLVLLSAPLLGQKLKIKSLLSVFFGFLGVYVIATQGNVFDFKVEKPFGVILAAGSSVIWALSWIFNQKDKRTGEKKLFWAFFFGLIYISISIFFFSEFKLPKLNGILAVIYVGLFEMGITFFLWLKALQITDRNDSISNLVFFSPFFALIFIHFILGENIYYTTFIGLIFIISGIFIQQIKKKQRK, from the coding sequence ATGAAAACAAGCCAAAAAAAAGCATACATATACGCAATATCTGCCGTTTTACTTTGGTCAACAGTTGCCGTATCTTTTAAAATTGCTTTAAGGTATGTAAATTTTTTGCAACTTCTGTTTTTTGCATCTGCTGTAGCTTTATTTACTTACCTTATAATAAGTTTACTTTCCGGAAAAATAAAAACGCTTTTTACAATAACGAAAAAAGAATTGCTGTATTCCTCATTTATAGGGTTTTTAAACCCCTTTTTATATTATGTGATTTTATTTAAAGCATATTCCTTGCTGCCGGCACAAATTGCACAACCCCTAAACTATCTTTGGCCTGCAATGTTGGTGCTTTTATCAGCTCCTTTACTGGGGCAAAAACTGAAAATAAAAAGTTTGCTTTCTGTTTTTTTTGGTTTTTTGGGAGTATATGTAATTGCTACTCAGGGTAATGTGTTTGATTTCAAAGTTGAGAAACCTTTCGGAGTTATTCTTGCAGCCGGAAGTTCTGTTATTTGGGCATTATCTTGGATATTTAATCAAAAAGATAAAAGAACAGGCGAAAAAAAGTTGTTTTGGGCATTCTTTTTCGGCTTAATTTATATTTCAATAAGTATATTCTTTTTTTCAGAATTTAAACTTCCGAAATTAAATGGAATTTTAGCAGTAATTTATGTTGGTTTATTTGAAATGGGAATTACTTTTTTCTTATGGTTAAAAGCACTACAAATAACAGACAGAAACGACAGCATAAGTAATCTTGTGTTTTTTTCTCCTTTTTTTGCTTTAATATTTATTCATTTTATTCTCGGAGAGAATATATATTACACAACTTTTATAGGTCTTATTTTTATTATATCAGGAATTTTTATTCAACAAATTAAAAAAAAACAAAGAAAATAA
- the ruvC gene encoding crossover junction endodeoxyribonuclease RuvC codes for MSETKSILGIDPGTIFTGWGVINIVGKTPQLESFGYIDLSKIKDPYEKLKLIFNRTVQLIDEYNISEMAIEAPFFGKNVQSMLKLGRAQGVSIAAALSRDIAVFEYAPRKIKIAVTGNGNASKEQVAVFLQNILKFKEIPKKLDATDGLAVALCHNYQSKIIGGGSYKSWKEFINKNPGRVKKK; via the coding sequence TTGTCAGAAACTAAAAGCATATTAGGAATAGATCCCGGAACAATTTTTACGGGTTGGGGGGTAATTAATATCGTAGGGAAAACACCCCAACTAGAAAGTTTTGGTTATATTGATTTGTCAAAAATAAAAGACCCTTATGAGAAGTTAAAACTGATTTTTAACAGAACAGTTCAACTAATTGATGAATATAATATTTCGGAAATGGCAATTGAAGCACCTTTTTTCGGAAAAAATGTACAGTCGATGTTAAAATTAGGCAGAGCACAAGGCGTATCCATTGCTGCGGCACTTTCACGAGATATTGCTGTTTTTGAATATGCACCCCGAAAAATAAAAATTGCAGTAACCGGAAACGGAAATGCCTCAAAAGAACAAGTTGCAGTTTTTCTTCAAAACATATTAAAATTTAAAGAAATTCCTAAAAAACTTGATGCAACTGATGGTTTAGCGGTTGCCCTTTGTCATAATTATCAATCAAAAATAATAGGTGGCGGTTCATATAAAAGTTGGAAGGAATTTATAAACAAAAATCCCGGAAGGGTTAAAAAGAAGTAA
- a CDS encoding SPOR domain-containing protein, which produces MKFTKILFIGLIFFLFSGGVFGQELTYSAAEGLFNESQKKVLEKAEKYIEKGNKKIKQAETIESKYKKPEKKKKKKKKKKKKNKASKTDKKTWEAKKLRIQAEKDYLKAYQDATTVYSEIIVGADFFDDGDHTEAQALNDDAVSLIEDADKKMAKYNKKTGDKKALKKMSSSKVKGAIGDARRLKEDAYDKQKEALDIVLNQGRKKESVEKDKAAWANAQSINTIAAYEDYIDNFPSGKYVSSARSMIRKLKAEEEKNKQPVIKSNYIFKVQIAASKVALSNYELASKYSNTAEIEKVYANYYYKYRVGSFSTYSQAASLRDRLLQSSVYDAFIVVFDKNGNQIEVTDDMKK; this is translated from the coding sequence ATGAAGTTTACTAAGATTTTATTTATCGGACTAATCTTTTTTCTGTTTTCGGGCGGAGTTTTCGGACAAGAGTTAACTTATTCAGCTGCAGAAGGTTTGTTTAATGAATCTCAAAAGAAAGTATTAGAAAAAGCAGAAAAGTATATTGAAAAAGGAAACAAAAAAATAAAGCAAGCAGAAACAATCGAATCAAAATATAAAAAGCCGGAAAAGAAAAAGAAGAAAAAAAAGAAAAAGAAGAAAAAAAATAAAGCAAGTAAAACTGATAAAAAAACTTGGGAAGCAAAAAAACTAAGAATTCAAGCAGAAAAAGACTATCTAAAAGCATACCAAGATGCAACAACAGTTTATTCCGAAATAATTGTAGGAGCAGATTTTTTTGATGACGGAGACCACACAGAAGCACAAGCATTAAATGATGATGCCGTCAGCTTAATAGAAGATGCCGATAAAAAAATGGCGAAATACAATAAAAAAACCGGAGATAAGAAAGCATTAAAGAAAATGTCTTCTTCCAAAGTTAAAGGAGCAATAGGCGATGCAAGAAGATTAAAAGAAGATGCTTACGACAAACAAAAAGAAGCCTTAGATATTGTTTTAAACCAAGGGCGAAAAAAAGAATCTGTTGAAAAAGATAAAGCAGCATGGGCAAATGCTCAAAGCATTAATACAATTGCAGCCTATGAAGATTATATAGATAACTTTCCTTCAGGAAAATATGTAAGCAGTGCAAGGTCAATGATACGAAAATTAAAAGCTGAAGAAGAAAAAAATAAGCAACCCGTAATTAAATCAAACTATATTTTTAAAGTACAAATTGCAGCTTCAAAAGTGGCATTGTCAAATTATGAGTTAGCTTCTAAATACAGTAATACTGCAGAAATTGAAAAAGTATATGCAAACTATTATTATAAATACAGAGTCGGTTCATTCTCTACTTATTCACAAGCAGCAAGCCTAAGAGACAGGCTGTTACAATCTTCTGTTTATGATGCATTTATAGTTGTATTTGATAAAAACGGAAATCAAATTGAAGTTACTGATGATATGAAAAAATAA
- a CDS encoding sigma-54 dependent transcriptional regulator yields MAKILVIDDEKAIRNSLKDILEYEKHEVILAEDGKQGLKELENNEFEIALCDIKMPGIDGIEVLEKVIEKGIDVRFILISGHGTVDTAVGAIKKGAFDFIEKPLDLNRLLITIKNALEVGKLVTETKVLKKRVSKKYEMVGNSEALQHIREMVDKVAETDARVLITGNNGTGKELVAHRLHEKSKRCKQPFVEVNCAAIPSELIESELFGHEKGSFTSAHKQRTGKFEQANGGTIFLDEIGDMSLSAQAKVLRALQENKISRVGSDKQIKVDVRVIAATNKNLKDEIAEKRFREDLYHRLSVILIHVPALNERTEDIPLLAEHFMTQITKEHGTAKLKFDKAAIKELQKINWTGNIREFRNVIERLIILCDEKITANDVKMFAQPIGKQ; encoded by the coding sequence ATGGCAAAAATACTTGTAATTGACGACGAAAAAGCAATCCGAAACTCCTTGAAAGATATTTTAGAATATGAAAAACACGAAGTTATTCTTGCAGAAGACGGAAAACAAGGCTTAAAAGAACTTGAAAATAATGAATTTGAAATAGCCCTTTGCGATATTAAGATGCCAGGGATTGACGGTATTGAAGTTCTCGAAAAAGTTATTGAAAAAGGAATTGATGTTCGATTTATTCTGATTTCAGGACACGGAACGGTTGACACGGCAGTCGGAGCAATAAAAAAAGGTGCTTTTGATTTTATTGAAAAACCCCTTGATTTAAACCGCTTGTTAATTACAATTAAAAATGCTTTGGAAGTAGGTAAATTAGTTACCGAAACAAAAGTTCTGAAAAAACGTGTAAGCAAAAAATACGAAATGGTGGGCAATTCGGAAGCTTTACAACATATAAGAGAAATGGTTGACAAAGTTGCCGAAACTGATGCTCGTGTTTTAATTACCGGCAATAACGGAACCGGAAAAGAATTAGTTGCACATCGTTTGCACGAAAAAAGTAAAAGATGTAAACAGCCTTTTGTAGAAGTTAATTGTGCGGCAATTCCTTCGGAACTTATTGAAAGTGAGCTGTTCGGGCATGAGAAAGGTTCTTTTACTTCGGCACACAAACAAAGAACAGGAAAGTTTGAACAAGCTAACGGAGGCACAATTTTTTTGGATGAAATCGGAGATATGAGCCTTTCGGCACAAGCCAAAGTTTTAAGGGCTTTGCAGGAAAACAAAATTTCACGTGTAGGAAGTGATAAACAAATTAAAGTTGATGTAAGAGTTATTGCAGCTACAAATAAAAATTTAAAAGACGAAATTGCCGAAAAAAGGTTCAGAGAAGATTTATATCACAGGTTAAGTGTAATTTTAATTCATGTTCCTGCATTAAACGAAAGAACAGAGGATATTCCGTTACTTGCTGAACATTTTATGACACAAATTACAAAAGAACATGGTACTGCAAAATTAAAATTTGATAAAGCTGCAATAAAGGAACTTCAAAAAATAAATTGGACAGGAAATATTAGAGAATTCAGGAATGTTATTGAACGTTTAATTATTCTTTGTGATGAGAAAATAACAGCAAACGATGTGAAAATGTTTGCACAACCTATCGGGAAACAGTAA
- a CDS encoding carbohydrate binding family 9 domain-containing protein, which produces MKKCIFLLYIFSILYVSVSGQTKSSYTTEKIHKSSIKIDGIIDENEWEKVSWGNNFTQLEPNEADNPTQKTEFKILYDDNNLYVAINALDSEPEKIEKRMSRRDSWDGDLVAIQIDSYNDKKTAFIFAVSASGVRSDAVSVNDNIEDTDDTWDPLWITKTTKTKNGWTAEMKIPLSQLRFSNKKNQTWGLEIVRYIFRNKEWSIWQYIPKESSSWTSNFGELNGIHDLSPKRQIEISPYFSTKLELYEKEYGNPYADGKDLIFNAGIDGKIGITNNLTLDFAVNPDFGQVEADPSEVNLTAFETFFSEKRPFFVEGNNITDYQITPGGSPWSRDNLFYSRRLGSNPKYYPETSRDEYVKMPENTRIIGALKLTGKTKSGVSIGIIESLTNREFAKINLNGIERNEEVEPYTNFLAARLQKDMNDGNTIFGGMMTSTYRFIDNKNLDFLNSSALTGGLDFMQFFKNKKYYFSAKFAGSRIEGSTTAISEQQLSSRRYFQRPDADYMNYDSTRTVLSGYGGNINFGKQASKGLRYAANFTWRSPGIELNDIGYMRRANTLFQYVWAGYKITDPFSIFNQVGLNANEWSGWDYSGTSTFLGGQLGSWLQFKNFWTLSLNATFERKNVDNSILRGGPAMITPGGFNYSFGLGTNSTKKLTINTRFWDNYGQDESSRSYGIFANIRYQPINVLSVSISPRYNYNNTELQYISTENYNGEDRYLFGTINQKTFSATIRINFNLTPDFTVQYYGAPFISAGLYSDYKKITDSRNSNYEDRFYTFPENEINYLLNDEIFGISENGNGIYDYYIGKPDFNYQQFRSNLVLRWEYKPGSLLYIVWSQDKTGFSSDGAFNLGNNLKDMFKVNALDVFLIKISYRFIH; this is translated from the coding sequence ATGAAAAAATGCATATTCCTTTTATATATTTTCAGTATCTTATATGTCTCTGTTTCGGGGCAAACAAAGTCATCATACACTACTGAAAAAATACACAAATCATCAATAAAAATTGACGGGATTATTGATGAAAACGAATGGGAAAAAGTCAGTTGGGGAAATAATTTCACTCAACTTGAACCAAATGAAGCTGATAACCCGACACAAAAAACAGAATTTAAAATATTATATGACGATAACAATTTATATGTTGCAATTAATGCATTAGATTCCGAACCCGAAAAAATTGAAAAAAGAATGTCGAGGCGAGATAGTTGGGACGGAGATTTGGTTGCAATTCAAATTGACAGTTATAATGATAAAAAAACAGCATTTATTTTTGCCGTTAGTGCTTCGGGTGTTAGATCCGATGCTGTTTCTGTTAATGACAACATTGAAGACACAGATGACACATGGGATCCTCTATGGATAACAAAAACTACAAAAACAAAAAACGGTTGGACAGCTGAAATGAAAATACCTCTGAGTCAGCTACGTTTCAGCAATAAGAAAAATCAAACCTGGGGTTTAGAAATTGTAAGATATATATTCCGAAATAAAGAGTGGAGTATATGGCAATATATTCCGAAAGAATCATCAAGTTGGACAAGTAACTTCGGAGAACTAAACGGTATTCACGACTTAAGTCCGAAAAGGCAAATCGAGATTTCTCCTTATTTTTCAACAAAACTTGAATTATATGAAAAAGAATACGGAAACCCTTATGCCGACGGAAAAGATTTAATATTTAATGCCGGAATTGACGGAAAAATCGGAATTACAAATAACCTCACACTTGATTTTGCCGTAAATCCGGATTTTGGACAAGTAGAAGCTGACCCTTCGGAGGTAAATCTAACGGCATTTGAAACATTTTTCAGCGAAAAAAGACCGTTTTTTGTTGAAGGAAATAATATAACTGATTATCAAATTACACCCGGAGGAAGTCCTTGGTCGAGAGATAATCTATTTTATTCGCGAAGGTTGGGTTCAAACCCTAAATATTATCCGGAAACATCCAGGGATGAATATGTAAAAATGCCTGAAAACACAAGAATTATAGGAGCCCTTAAATTAACCGGCAAAACAAAGTCCGGAGTTTCAATAGGAATTATAGAAAGTTTAACAAACAGAGAATTTGCAAAAATAAACCTCAACGGAATTGAAAGAAACGAGGAAGTTGAACCATATACAAATTTTTTAGCTGCAAGATTACAAAAAGATATGAATGACGGAAATACAATTTTCGGAGGAATGATGACTTCAACATATCGATTTATTGATAACAAAAATTTAGATTTCTTAAATTCATCAGCTTTAACCGGCGGTTTAGATTTTATGCAATTTTTCAAGAATAAAAAATACTATTTTTCGGCAAAATTTGCAGGAAGCAGAATTGAAGGAAGTACAACAGCCATTTCCGAGCAGCAGCTATCTTCTCGAAGATATTTTCAAAGACCTGATGCCGATTACATGAATTATGATTCAACAAGAACAGTTTTATCCGGTTACGGCGGAAATATTAACTTCGGAAAACAAGCAAGTAAAGGCTTGCGATATGCTGCAAATTTTACTTGGCGTTCTCCCGGAATTGAATTAAACGACATCGGATATATGAGAAGGGCAAACACATTGTTTCAATATGTTTGGGCAGGTTATAAAATAACCGACCCTTTTTCAATTTTCAATCAAGTAGGACTAAATGCTAACGAATGGTCGGGTTGGGATTACAGCGGAACAAGCACATTTCTCGGCGGGCAATTAGGCAGTTGGTTGCAATTTAAAAACTTTTGGACGTTAAGTTTAAATGCTACTTTTGAACGAAAGAATGTTGACAATTCTATTTTAAGAGGAGGTCCGGCAATGATTACACCGGGAGGTTTCAATTACAGTTTCGGACTCGGAACAAATTCTACAAAGAAACTTACCATTAACACTCGTTTTTGGGATAATTACGGACAAGACGAGTCATCGAGAAGTTACGGAATATTTGCCAATATACGCTATCAACCGATAAATGTGCTGTCTGTTTCAATATCTCCGAGGTATAATTATAATAATACCGAACTTCAATATATTTCTACCGAAAATTATAATGGCGAAGATAGGTATTTATTCGGTACGATAAATCAAAAAACTTTCTCTGCAACAATTAGAATTAATTTTAATCTTACACCGGATTTTACTGTTCAATATTACGGTGCTCCCTTTATAAGTGCAGGCTTATATTCTGACTATAAAAAGATTACAGATTCAAGAAACAGCAATTATGAAGATAGGTTTTATACATTTCCGGAAAATGAAATAAACTATTTGTTAAATGATGAGATATTCGGAATATCTGAAAACGGTAACGGTATTTATGATTATTATATCGGAAAACCGGATTTTAATTATCAGCAATTTCGTTCAAATTTAGTATTAAGGTGGGAATATAAACCGGGGTCTTTATTATATATTGTTTGGTCGCAAGATAAAACCGGTTTCAGTTCTGACGGAGCATTTAATTTAGGCAACAATTTAAAAGATATGTTTAAGGTAAATGCCCTTGATGTATTTTTAATAAAAATATCTTATCGGTTTATTCACTAA